A window of the Oryza brachyantha chromosome 5, ObraRS2, whole genome shotgun sequence genome harbors these coding sequences:
- the LOC107304167 gene encoding uncharacterized protein LOC107304167, translated as MATALVCPKLQVEQQCRSAGGDGDGGGRVGQTVAMLVATAFTAQAAYRARREPSDLAFVLFAYAALGLLFLCLSMYERLPPLVDQQDGGDGGTTTGEQLRRRRWLKTAVWCLSTALSVAFAWHVAAVMPAPALKAAVWGMTSAVVVTGFYLLFVYRPAAISSYSEVDTCEHDKASSKLNQMV; from the coding sequence ATGGCCACTGCTCTCGTCTGCCCCAAACTTCAAGTGGAACAACAATGCCGTtctgccggcggcgacggcgacggcggtggccgcgTCGGCCAGACAGTCGCGATGCTCGTCGCCACGGCGTTCACGGCGCAGGCGGCGTACCGTGCGCGGCGGGAGCCGTCGGACCTGGCCTTCGTGCTCTTCGCCTACGCCGCGCTGGGGCTCCTCTTCCTGTGCCTCAGCATGTACGAGCGGCTGCCGCCGTTGGTGGATCagcaggacggcggcgacggcggtacGACGACGGGGGagcagctgcggcggcggcggtggctcaaGACGGCCGTGTGGTGCCTGTCGACGGCGCTGAGCGTCGCCTTCGCCTGGCACGTCGCGGCGGtcatgccggcgccggcgctgaaGGCCGCGGTGTGGGGAATGACTTCCGCGGTGGTGGTCACCGGCTTCTACCTTCTGTTCGTGTACAGGCCGGCGGCCATTTCGTCCTACTCCGAGGTGGACACATGCGAGCATGACAAGGCGTCGTCCAAGCTCAATCAGATGGTATGA
- the LOC102711263 gene encoding uncharacterized protein LOC102711263, giving the protein MDDAKEETRRAAAAAGGGATAESPDAGEPHALAAHLQGWCRACLHLAALAFVACAFVQTAGRAARHDDPWDLAFVVAAYANLAALFAVLRRAEALTPESPARERRRLLRAAWALSTVLSCTFAYRVARIMPAAMAVAVWAMTASLVAGGFYLLVLNDGRGSEEDRHVVHDGRPSFHKIPANDMV; this is encoded by the coding sequence ATGGACGATGCCAAGGAGGAGACGCGCcgtgccgcggcggccgccggcggcggtgctaCTGCCgagtcgccggacgccggcgaACCccacgccctcgccgcccACCTGCAGGGGTGGTGCAGAGCGTGCCTTcacctcgccgcgctcgccttCGTCGCCTGCGCCTTCGTCCAGACGgcgggccgggcggcgcgccACGACGACCCGTGGGACCTCGcgttcgtcgtcgccgcctacgccaacctcgccgcgctcttcgccgtcctccgccgcgccgaggCGCTCACGCCAGAGTCGCCCGcccgcgagcgccgccgcctgctccgcGCCGCCTGGGCGCTGTCCACCGTCCTCAGCTGCACTTTCGCCTACCGAGTGGCCAGGATCATgccggccgccatggccgtTGCCGTCTGGGCCATGACCGCctccctcgtcgccggcgggttCTACTTATTGGTTCTCAACGACGGCCGGGGGTCAGAGGAGGATCGCCATGTCGTCCACGACGGCAGACCTTCCTTTCACAAGATTCCTGCAAACGACATGGTGTAG